From a single Rhodococcus qingshengii JCM 15477 genomic region:
- the nadE gene encoding ammonia-dependent NAD(+) synthetase: MATLRESIIEELGTKPTIDAAAEVRARVQFLKDYVRSTPAKGFVLGISGGQDSTLAGALAQRAVTELREEGLEAEFVAVRLPYGAQADESDAQIALGFIKPDRSLTVNVKPGADATAREASEALGNGELRDFVRGNIKARERMVIQYAIAGQLGYLVIGTDHAAEAITGFFTKFGDGGVDITPLTGLSKRQGAALLQELGAPESTWRKVPTADLEDDRPALPDEVALGVTYSQIDDYLEGKDVSSEVAEKLEKMFTNTRHKRTVPVTPLDDWWK, encoded by the coding sequence ATGGCCACACTGCGTGAAAGCATCATCGAAGAACTCGGCACAAAGCCGACAATCGACGCCGCAGCGGAGGTTCGCGCGCGAGTCCAGTTCCTGAAGGACTACGTGCGCTCGACCCCCGCCAAAGGGTTCGTTCTGGGAATCAGCGGCGGTCAGGACAGCACGCTCGCCGGAGCCCTCGCCCAACGCGCGGTCACGGAACTTCGCGAAGAGGGCCTCGAGGCCGAGTTCGTCGCCGTTCGACTCCCGTATGGCGCTCAGGCCGACGAATCCGATGCTCAGATCGCGCTCGGCTTCATCAAGCCGGACCGCTCTCTCACGGTCAACGTCAAGCCTGGCGCCGACGCGACAGCCCGTGAGGCCTCCGAGGCGCTGGGAAACGGCGAACTGCGCGACTTCGTCCGCGGCAACATCAAGGCGCGCGAACGAATGGTCATCCAGTATGCGATTGCCGGTCAGCTCGGCTACCTCGTGATCGGTACCGACCACGCCGCAGAAGCGATTACCGGCTTCTTCACGAAATTCGGTGACGGCGGTGTCGACATCACGCCGCTCACCGGCTTGAGCAAACGCCAGGGCGCTGCATTGCTGCAGGAATTGGGCGCACCCGAGAGCACGTGGCGCAAGGTGCCGACCGCCGACCTCGAGGACGACCGACCCGCGCTACCCGACGAAGTTGCCCTCGGCGTCACGTACTCACAGATAGACGACTACCTCGAAGGAAAGGACGTTTCCTCCGAGGTAGCCGAGAAGCTCGAGAAGATGTTCACCAACACTCGTCACAAGCGCACGGTGCCGGTCACACCCCTCGATGACTGGTGGAAGTAA
- a CDS encoding nucleosidase, with protein MSANNVLVVSATKSEAAYVPQGYELLITGIGKVSAATAVASALARDERDDLPLVVNIGTAGALHAHHGGLYVPGVVINHDISSTAIRALGHDVADRLVLAGGDDSVLATGDAFIADAATRDALAQRADLVDMEGFAIAFAAQAAGATCRLVKHVSDHADDSALDWPAMIDASARELGRWLLDNV; from the coding sequence ATGAGTGCGAACAACGTTCTGGTGGTCAGTGCGACGAAGTCGGAAGCGGCATACGTGCCGCAAGGATACGAACTGCTGATCACGGGGATTGGAAAGGTCAGTGCTGCAACAGCAGTCGCCTCTGCTCTCGCGCGGGACGAGCGGGATGATCTGCCGCTGGTCGTCAACATCGGGACAGCCGGTGCGCTGCACGCGCACCACGGCGGCCTCTATGTTCCCGGCGTCGTCATCAATCACGACATCAGCAGCACCGCGATCCGAGCGCTGGGGCACGACGTCGCGGACCGTTTGGTGCTCGCCGGCGGTGACGACTCGGTGTTGGCGACCGGCGACGCATTCATCGCCGACGCTGCAACCCGGGACGCCCTTGCACAGCGAGCCGATCTGGTCGACATGGAGGGGTTTGCCATCGCATTCGCCGCGCAGGCTGCGGGTGCTACCTGCCGACTCGTCAAACACGTCAGCGATCACGCGGACGACTCGGCCTTGGACTGGCCCGCGATGATCGATGCCAGCGCCCGCGAGTTGGGGCGCTGGCTGCTCGACAACGTCTGA
- a CDS encoding META domain-containing protein, which translates to MRIAAAVIGFLTIAAVSGCSASSDSPEDKTDPSGRVFISTSVDGTQIPGGGPLTLDFSQAGRVSASAGCNTANGSVEFTDGKLTTGTMASTMMGCPPGIAESDSWTTTLLTAAPAWSLDGDTLVLTSKDATVTLQDKKIVTPDRPLQGTTWTVTSLISPDAISTSLALETSAPELTIAADGSVSGSTGCNRMTGSAQTSDTTVTFTPMATTRMACPEENMDIERQILAVLDGEVSYTVDADTLTLRKPDDTGLILTAQA; encoded by the coding sequence ATGCGCATCGCTGCTGCCGTCATCGGCTTCCTGACCATCGCCGCGGTAAGCGGTTGCTCCGCTTCGTCCGACTCCCCCGAGGACAAGACGGATCCCTCCGGTCGTGTGTTCATCTCGACCTCCGTGGATGGAACACAAATTCCCGGCGGCGGCCCGCTGACTCTCGACTTCAGCCAGGCCGGTCGAGTGTCCGCGAGCGCCGGATGCAACACGGCAAACGGTTCGGTCGAGTTCACCGACGGCAAGCTGACCACCGGCACCATGGCGTCGACCATGATGGGCTGCCCTCCCGGCATCGCCGAATCCGACTCCTGGACAACAACATTGCTGACCGCTGCGCCGGCGTGGAGCCTCGACGGCGACACCCTCGTCCTGACATCGAAGGACGCCACAGTCACCCTGCAGGACAAGAAAATCGTCACGCCGGATCGACCGCTGCAGGGCACGACGTGGACTGTCACGTCCCTCATCAGTCCCGATGCGATCAGTACGAGCCTGGCTCTGGAGACGTCAGCTCCCGAACTGACGATTGCCGCAGACGGTTCGGTCAGCGGGAGCACCGGATGCAATCGCATGACCGGAAGCGCCCAGACGTCCGACACCACAGTCACGTTCACGCCGATGGCAACCACGCGTATGGCTTGCCCCGAGGAGAACATGGACATCGAGCGCCAGATCCTGGCGGTGCTCGACGGCGAAGTGAGCTACACCGTCGACGCCGACACGCTGACCCTGCGCAAGCCCGACGACACCGGATTGATACTGACTGCGCAGGCTTGA